In Treponema rectale, a single genomic region encodes these proteins:
- a CDS encoding fibronectin type III domain-containing protein — translation MVAKLRHGFAVLCGAAIIFASCSSGGGSSGGGSSTNASLAFSEDVTVTDSANTLTVSDVVPYSEKSFGVYVKDGVPSDITVVSDSAEISVSATEFSEAADSTSGEYLSTVTYALNGFEDASAVITVTVGIDGADTLVGKINLSATVADAVDSYKVSNLVQTLDEDSNPTSDHNVSLSWTLPEDVSVSRLFYRVVQTSEGGEDVSEDDAYDSGIVEISADADSLTTSGIIPSSSEFMVYIYTLTADGWSVTSVEGVKTAADCTPPETPSVTATETSDHSLTFSWTDPSDTDFDYLTVTTDGKQIDGTTAVTVPEKISAGVQTVTFSKLAAGTEYSFTFTFFDLSGNSTTVNVSESTAADETVPSAVTALSAVAGRSSVTLSWTASASDDVKEYSVYVDDAAEASVTVTGTTATFSDLTAGIEYSFAVKAFDYDGNESESVSVSATPVIPAATEVSAAVQYTGSVLVTWTDTTVQEDGITYSYKVTCSDDAVEAVTVESGVQQAHFTGLTVGNNYSFTVTVVDSNSVECSSLDTESVTAKTVIWQILSGYSSDRYLAWASSSSSTVCYNTAAVATSANPTAYFWIVRPSLSGTDGYFSLEAATDESGVGTGYFLYYDTNSRSYVAYNGTWGSGNGAPYAMVATLTGIENGGSSYITDNVQASFKLDSSSYGSAWSKIVCEKDSYYIQHASLTYSMIPSSTSEDSAGCGAFQVSSISYADADYYTDGAPDAVTDLASADVSTTSVTLTYTEPGNADLSFVRISYTPESGTASTVDIAAGSNGTTLTGLTKGVTYTITATAYDVYGNASSATDELTVSTLNLTNIPTNVAATARFTGEILVTWDRAEDDTSSSWQYKVVCSDDGVDEQSFTSLTSYAGTYANEAAGVAQFTGLTSGTSYTFTVYASEDGENWNNDGTVSATAATVTKQIISRNAEVKLSDQNNKQLNTSGAANLLMCQWSTGGGTGVWNIYPAMDGSITSAHTVTLSDESVKEGVYDTFSVYHTNKGYLTINAENLTETASTTLGANISFSTSASTDSTGESTFFMGYSSVGDTYYTLRLNVSSANFALGCTDANDNNTEILYYNDATSATCENQQFAWYFEDN, via the coding sequence ATGGTTGCAAAGTTAAGACACGGTTTTGCTGTTCTTTGTGGGGCAGCAATAATTTTTGCATCATGTTCATCGGGAGGCGGCTCTTCAGGAGGCGGCTCATCAACAAATGCATCTCTCGCTTTCAGTGAGGATGTTACAGTTACAGATTCTGCAAATACTCTGACTGTTTCTGATGTAGTTCCATATTCAGAAAAAAGTTTTGGAGTTTATGTTAAGGACGGAGTGCCTTCAGATATTACTGTTGTTTCAGATTCAGCAGAAATTTCTGTAAGTGCAACGGAATTTTCAGAAGCAGCAGACAGTACTTCTGGAGAGTATCTTTCAACAGTAACTTACGCACTCAACGGCTTTGAAGATGCTTCTGCTGTTATTACTGTTACAGTTGGAATTGACGGGGCTGATACTCTTGTAGGAAAAATTAATCTTTCTGCTACTGTTGCAGATGCTGTAGATTCTTATAAGGTCAGCAATCTTGTTCAGACTCTTGATGAAGATTCTAATCCAACTTCAGATCATAATGTTTCTTTATCATGGACTTTGCCGGAAGATGTTTCTGTTTCGAGACTTTTCTATCGTGTAGTTCAGACTTCTGAAGGAGGAGAAGATGTTTCAGAAGACGATGCTTATGATTCTGGAATCGTAGAAATTTCTGCTGATGCAGACAGTCTTACTACATCAGGTATAATTCCATCAAGTTCAGAATTTATGGTTTATATTTATACTCTTACTGCAGACGGCTGGTCTGTAACTTCAGTTGAAGGGGTAAAGACAGCAGCTGATTGTACTCCACCGGAAACACCTTCTGTTACGGCAACTGAAACTTCCGACCATTCTCTTACATTCTCATGGACTGATCCTTCAGATACAGACTTTGATTATCTGACTGTTACTACAGACGGAAAGCAGATTGATGGAACAACTGCTGTAACAGTTCCGGAAAAAATTTCCGCTGGTGTTCAGACTGTAACCTTCTCAAAACTTGCTGCAGGAACTGAATATTCATTTACCTTTACTTTTTTTGATTTATCCGGAAATTCAACTACAGTAAATGTTTCCGAAAGTACTGCTGCTGATGAAACAGTGCCTTCAGCTGTAACTGCTCTTTCTGCAGTAGCAGGCCGTTCCAGTGTAACTCTCAGCTGGACAGCATCTGCAAGTGACGACGTAAAGGAATACAGTGTTTACGTTGATGATGCAGCTGAAGCTTCCGTAACGGTAACTGGAACTACGGCAACTTTTTCTGATTTAACTGCAGGAATTGAGTATTCATTTGCCGTAAAGGCATTTGATTATGACGGTAATGAAAGTGAATCAGTTTCTGTAAGTGCAACTCCTGTAATTCCGGCAGCAACGGAGGTAAGTGCAGCCGTTCAGTATACCGGTTCAGTTCTTGTAACCTGGACAGATACAACTGTTCAGGAAGATGGAATTACTTACAGTTATAAGGTAACATGCAGTGACGATGCTGTAGAGGCAGTTACTGTTGAAAGCGGTGTCCAGCAGGCACATTTTACAGGTCTTACTGTTGGAAATAATTACTCATTTACTGTAACAGTTGTTGATTCAAACAGCGTTGAGTGTAGTTCTCTTGATACTGAAAGCGTAACAGCTAAGACAGTAATCTGGCAGATTTTAAGTGGATACAGTTCAGACAGATATCTTGCGTGGGCATCAAGTTCTTCAAGTACAGTTTGTTATAACACTGCTGCAGTAGCAACTTCTGCAAATCCTACAGCATATTTCTGGATTGTTCGTCCGTCATTAAGCGGAACAGACGGCTACTTCTCTCTTGAAGCTGCAACAGATGAATCAGGTGTCGGTACAGGTTACTTCCTGTATTATGATACAAACAGCCGTTCTTATGTTGCATATAATGGAACATGGGGAAGTGGAAATGGTGCTCCTTATGCAATGGTTGCAACATTGACTGGTATAGAAAATGGTGGTTCATCTTATATTACTGATAATGTACAGGCTTCATTTAAATTGGATTCTTCAAGTTACGGTAGTGCCTGGAGTAAGATTGTATGTGAAAAAGATTCTTATTACATTCAGCATGCAAGCCTTACTTACAGCATGATACCTTCATCAACTTCAGAAGACAGTGCTGGTTGCGGTGCATTCCAGGTTTCTTCAATTTCCTATGCTGACGCAGACTATTACACTGACGGAGCACCTGATGCAGTTACAGATCTTGCTTCTGCTGATGTATCAACAACATCAGTTACTCTTACCTATACAGAACCAGGTAATGCAGATTTAAGTTTTGTACGCATCAGTTATACACCTGAAAGCGGAACTGCAAGCACTGTAGATATTGCAGCCGGTTCAAACGGAACAACTCTTACAGGTCTTACAAAGGGAGTTACATATACAATTACAGCAACTGCCTATGACGTTTACGGAAATGCATCCAGTGCAACAGATGAACTTACAGTTTCTACATTAAACCTCACAAATATTCCGACAAATGTAGCTGCAACAGCCCGCTTTACAGGAGAAATCCTTGTAACTTGGGATAGAGCAGAAGATGATACTTCTTCATCCTGGCAGTACAAAGTTGTTTGTTCAGATGACGGCGTAGATGAGCAAAGCTTTACAAGCCTTACATCTTATGCAGGAACTTATGCAAATGAAGCTGCCGGTGTAGCACAATTTACAGGACTTACAAGTGGTACTTCTTACACATTCACTGTTTACGCAAGTGAGGACGGAGAAAACTGGAATAATGATGGAACTGTAAGTGCTACGGCTGCCACAGTAACAAAGCAGATAATTTCAAGAAATGCTGAGGTCAAGCTCTCTGACCAGAATAATAAGCAGCTGAATACTTCAGGTGCTGCAAACTTGCTTATGTGTCAGTGGTCTACCGGGGGCGGAACTGGTGTATGGAATATTTATCCTGCAATGGATGGAAGCATTACATCAGCACATACAGTTACATTGAGTGATGAAAGTGTAAAAGAAGGTGTTTATGATACTTTCTCTGTTTATCATACAAATAAAGGTTATCTTACAATTAATGCAGAAAATCTGACTGAGACTGCATCAACTACTTTAGGTGCAAATATTTCATTCAGCACGTCTGCTTCAACAGATTCAACTGGTGAATCTACATTCTTCATGGGATATAGCTCTGTTGGTGATACTTATTATACTTTGAGACTGAATGTAAGTTCAGCAAATTTTGCTTTAGGCTGTACAGACGCAAATGATAATAATACTGAAATTCTTTATTATAATGATGCAACGTCTGCAACCTGTGAAAACCAGCAGTTTGCCTGGTACTTTGAAGACAACTGA
- a CDS encoding Cof-type HAD-IIB family hydrolase — MEKLSPKLIALDLDDTLLNKETQIPEENVKALQKCAEKGIYVVLCSGRAEEGILPFVRKLDIAGKQAGRFLIAINGCSVFDLHLRQQIFKRTVDADVLLRADELAGEDGLDTEVYSPDTIFYGKETKWTRLDVDLCHVKGKVVEDYRNFLTKGFPKMLIPGEPEKVAVLQEKLKKEFGSRAVVFTSKPFFLELLPPDCGKGEAIEFLCSHLGFSIEETMCFGDSMNDESMIRKCGMGVAMCNGLDYIKQIADYVTEFDNNSGGVGKFLEKYVL; from the coding sequence ATGGAAAAACTTTCACCTAAACTCATAGCGCTTGATCTTGATGATACGCTTCTTAACAAAGAAACTCAGATTCCGGAAGAAAATGTTAAAGCCCTTCAGAAATGTGCAGAAAAGGGAATATATGTGGTTTTATGTTCCGGAAGGGCAGAAGAAGGAATACTTCCTTTTGTACGTAAGCTTGATATAGCCGGAAAACAGGCTGGAAGATTTCTTATTGCAATTAACGGCTGTTCTGTTTTTGATCTTCATTTGAGGCAGCAGATTTTTAAGCGTACGGTGGATGCTGATGTTCTTCTCAGGGCTGATGAGCTTGCCGGTGAAGACGGGCTTGATACTGAAGTATATTCTCCAGATACGATTTTTTACGGAAAAGAAACAAAGTGGACCCGCCTTGATGTAGATTTGTGTCACGTGAAGGGGAAAGTTGTTGAAGATTACAGAAATTTCCTGACTAAGGGATTTCCTAAAATGCTGATTCCAGGTGAGCCGGAGAAAGTTGCAGTTCTTCAGGAAAAACTGAAAAAGGAATTCGGAAGCAGGGCTGTAGTATTTACAAGTAAGCCGTTCTTCCTTGAACTTTTACCTCCTGACTGCGGAAAGGGTGAAGCCATAGAATTCTTATGCAGCCATCTTGGTTTTTCTATAGAAGAAACCATGTGTTTTGGTGACAGTATGAACGATGAAAGCATGATAAGAAAATGCGGAATGGGTGTTGCCATGTGTAACGGCCTTGATTATATAAAGCAGATTGCTGATTATGTGACTGAATTTGACAACAATTCAGGCGGTGTAGGTAAATTTCTTGAAAAATATGTTCTGTAG
- a CDS encoding RrF2 family transcriptional regulator, with protein sequence MKISTRGKYALRFMFYMAEHGKDGFIALKDVSDYENISLKYLEQIAALLSKAGLLVSVRGPQGGYKLAKSPDRYTALDIIRVTEGDLSPVAETAGDGEKESDRIINEVLWKGLKTAVDDFLGSVTLEDLVNKSKTMEDFVYMI encoded by the coding sequence ATGAAAATTTCTACTCGCGGTAAGTACGCCCTCCGCTTTATGTTTTACATGGCTGAACATGGCAAAGACGGATTCATTGCCTTGAAGGATGTATCTGACTATGAAAACATTTCTCTTAAATATCTTGAACAGATTGCGGCTCTTTTAAGCAAAGCCGGACTTTTGGTAAGTGTTCGCGGCCCTCAGGGAGGCTATAAACTTGCAAAGTCTCCTGACCGTTATACGGCACTGGACATTATTCGTGTTACGGAAGGTGACCTTTCTCCTGTGGCAGAAACAGCCGGAGACGGAGAAAAGGAAAGTGACCGAATTATAAATGAAGTTCTGTGGAAAGGACTTAAAACTGCCGTAGATGATTTTCTCGGCAGCGTTACACTGGAAGATCTTGTAAACAAAAGCAAGACAATGGAAGACTTTGTTTACATGATTTAA
- a CDS encoding AAA family ATPase, with product MEITKTELTECSEYISRCRTELAKRVVGQKEVVDGIITGLIAGGHVLLEGVPGLAKTLAVKTFAEISGLDFKRIQFTPDLLPADVTGTMIYEQATGNFSIHKGPVFSNLILADEINRAPAKVQSALLEAMAEHQVTIGESTYHLPEPFFVLATQNPIEQDGTYSLPEAELDRFLLKVHATYPTSEEEIAVLKMNGNAEAVPVVRVFSAEALEKCRHCVEAITADDKILAYIISIVNATRVNSKNHGKPQNDFQHYISFGASPRAGIAMLKCAKVMALFAGRSFVLPEDVQTVARQVLRHRIVLNYEASADGITADELIGKIISFMPLP from the coding sequence ATGGAAATTACAAAGACAGAACTTACGGAATGTTCCGAATATATCAGCCGCTGCAGGACTGAACTTGCAAAACGGGTTGTCGGACAGAAAGAAGTTGTTGACGGAATTATTACCGGACTCATTGCAGGCGGACACGTACTTCTTGAAGGTGTTCCGGGACTTGCAAAGACACTTGCCGTTAAAACTTTTGCAGAAATTTCAGGCCTTGATTTTAAGCGCATTCAGTTTACGCCGGATCTTCTTCCTGCTGATGTTACCGGTACTATGATATATGAGCAGGCAACAGGAAATTTTTCAATTCATAAGGGACCTGTGTTCTCAAATCTTATTCTCGCAGATGAAATAAACCGTGCACCTGCCAAAGTTCAGTCGGCTCTTCTTGAAGCTATGGCTGAACACCAGGTTACTATCGGAGAATCAACCTATCATCTTCCGGAACCGTTTTTTGTTCTTGCTACACAGAATCCTATTGAACAGGATGGAACATACAGTCTTCCTGAAGCAGAGCTTGACCGTTTTCTTTTAAAAGTTCATGCAACTTATCCTACATCGGAAGAGGAAATTGCCGTGCTTAAAATGAACGGTAATGCGGAAGCTGTTCCTGTGGTAAGGGTATTCTCTGCGGAAGCTCTTGAAAAATGCCGTCACTGTGTTGAAGCAATTACTGCAGACGATAAAATACTTGCCTATATAATTTCAATTGTTAATGCAACCAGAGTTAATTCAAAGAATCATGGAAAGCCTCAGAATGACTTCCAGCATTATATAAGTTTCGGTGCATCTCCACGTGCAGGAATTGCAATGCTTAAATGTGCAAAGGTAATGGCCTTGTTTGCAGGAAGAAGTTTTGTTCTTCCGGAAGATGTTCAGACAGTTGCAAGACAGGTTCTCCGTCATCGTATTGTACTTAATTATGAAGCCTCAGCAGATGGAATTACGGCAGACGAACTTATTGGTAAGATTATTTCGTTCATGCCTCTTCCGTAA
- a CDS encoding DUF58 domain-containing protein: MNRQKLSKKAYLLHLSSTSLADGIRQGKFRSLFHGQGIEFRGVRDYLPGDDIRTIDWNVTARMAKPYVKVFEEERDLDVFIIVDKSLSMETGSRARSRLEIASECASLIALASFQNSSPVGAVTFDGKIEFSCAPKSGKDHLMLLLSEFEKTISKKQPGSSLETALSGAIKLLRKRTLVVVVSDFRASGWTDAFARLCTKNDVVAIRITDPTDEELPSVGSILFTDPETDYSEVLPSSSREFAKAWKSDNIRRMDAWKKDCIRHGGYPLCISTADDPARSLVRFFTAREKR; encoded by the coding sequence ATGAACAGGCAAAAGTTATCTAAAAAGGCATACTTATTACATCTCAGCAGTACTTCCCTGGCAGATGGAATCCGTCAGGGAAAATTCCGTTCTCTTTTTCATGGGCAGGGAATTGAGTTCAGGGGGGTAAGGGATTATCTGCCTGGTGATGATATCAGAACTATTGACTGGAACGTTACTGCAAGAATGGCAAAGCCTTATGTAAAGGTTTTCGAAGAGGAACGGGATCTGGATGTCTTTATTATAGTAGATAAATCTCTTTCTATGGAAACCGGTTCCCGGGCCCGCTCCAGACTGGAAATTGCTTCTGAGTGTGCATCTTTAATAGCCCTTGCTTCCTTTCAGAACTCCAGCCCGGTGGGTGCCGTAACCTTTGATGGAAAAATAGAGTTTTCCTGTGCTCCGAAGTCTGGAAAGGATCATCTCATGCTATTGCTTTCTGAGTTTGAAAAAACAATTTCAAAAAAGCAGCCGGGATCATCTCTTGAAACCGCTTTGTCCGGTGCAATTAAACTTTTAAGAAAAAGAACTCTTGTTGTTGTTGTTTCTGATTTCAGGGCTTCAGGATGGACAGATGCATTTGCCAGATTGTGTACGAAAAACGACGTGGTAGCCATAAGAATTACAGATCCTACTGATGAAGAACTGCCTTCCGTAGGTTCCATTCTTTTTACTGATCCGGAAACGGATTATTCCGAGGTACTGCCTTCGTCTTCCAGAGAGTTTGCCAAAGCCTGGAAGTCAGATAACATACGTCGCATGGATGCTTGGAAGAAGGATTGTATCCGTCATGGCGGTTATCCTTTATGTATAAGTACGGCTGATGATCCTGCCAGATCTCTGGTGCGGTTTTTTACGGCAAGAGAAAAACGTTAG
- a CDS encoding VWA domain-containing protein, whose protein sequence is MIQFENPFAFLLLFLIPVLYFLRYIKFLSRISFSLVLSDWEGESFKWKKKSRIVISIIVKLCLLATYVCVIIALASPVIRHHKKIFSSRGADILFVLDVSPSMASIDIAGMNRLEAAKTAIKKIAASDEGDCFGLVEVAKEAAMVVPLTMDRDVFFNKLSTVAVGELGDGTALGLGLSAAIYHLEHSSSKSKCIVLITDGENNAGSVHPNTAARLAMQKDIALFVLGVGTKGTVPLEYTDPQTGKFYSGFFESNYDSSSLMNIAQESDGKFYEVETIQALIQAFSSISKRENVAQTYNIKNEDKTVYYYFIMLAFILVSIAWFLKRLVLQEVL, encoded by the coding sequence ATGATACAGTTTGAAAATCCATTTGCTTTCCTTCTTCTTTTTTTAATTCCTGTACTCTATTTTTTAAGGTACATAAAATTTCTTTCCCGCATTTCTTTTTCTCTTGTCCTCAGTGACTGGGAAGGAGAAAGTTTTAAATGGAAGAAAAAATCAAGAATTGTAATTTCCATTATTGTCAAGTTATGTTTGCTTGCAACCTATGTTTGTGTAATCATTGCACTGGCAAGTCCTGTAATAAGGCATCATAAAAAAATCTTTTCTTCCCGCGGTGCAGACATTCTGTTTGTTCTTGATGTAAGTCCTTCCATGGCTTCCATAGATATTGCCGGAATGAACCGTCTGGAAGCAGCAAAAACTGCAATTAAGAAAATAGCAGCCTCGGATGAAGGAGACTGTTTTGGTCTTGTGGAAGTTGCAAAAGAAGCTGCTATGGTTGTTCCACTTACTATGGACAGGGATGTTTTTTTTAATAAGCTTTCTACGGTTGCCGTTGGAGAACTTGGTGACGGTACTGCTTTAGGACTTGGACTTTCTGCGGCAATATATCATCTTGAACATTCTTCTTCAAAAAGCAAATGTATTGTTCTTATAACGGACGGAGAAAATAACGCAGGTTCAGTTCATCCTAATACTGCAGCGCGTCTTGCAATGCAGAAAGATATCGCACTGTTTGTTTTGGGAGTAGGAACAAAAGGAACTGTTCCCCTTGAGTATACTGATCCTCAGACAGGTAAATTTTATTCAGGTTTCTTTGAGTCCAATTATGACAGTTCTTCCCTCATGAATATTGCGCAGGAATCTGACGGCAAGTTTTATGAGGTAGAAACCATTCAGGCTCTGATTCAGGCATTTTCTTCCATCAGTAAAAGGGAGAATGTTGCCCAGACATATAATATAAAAAATGAAGATAAAACTGTTTATTATTATTTCATAATGCTTGCCTTCATTCTTGTCAGTATTGCATGGTTCCTGAAAAGACTCGTGCTTCAGGAGGTTTTATGA
- a CDS encoding VWA domain-containing protein, with protein sequence MNFDIERPYAFYGIIVLIPAALYTILRYKKILRSFITNPEVFSASASVTRLRRCFFLRTFFRCMAWMMLVLAYAGISWGIKTVPVQKSGSTVSFVFDISYSMTAKDGPSGISRLEAECNYARGLLKHLEGTSVSVVLAKGSGVTAIPLTEDFNSIENMLSQLHPNLISSEGTDLGSGVRAAITSFPSQSAKAGCIWLFTDGEETQDSLLDALNESVRYGIPVAIVGFGSERESELLLADGKTRVKTALRSSAVEETVSKVKRIRAGGRTDSDLTPVIYVDASEYGSAGKLLKMLSPQDGSGSVSYEVHLISRKNIFINLAIIFFLFSIIAGEIDFRRAIKNFTRGTAAVLVFCTFTSCSKKFDEGRLLFEGKLEWNRKNYNQATACFLEVSEMALKNGDARASEYARFNLAVTYLMQDENESAASYFKQILDEATESTDLQVKFAALYNSGIISHRQGKFDEAAEFFKEALLVDSSSTDAKINLELSIQEKSLQVKPDEKEIVPVEKSGGDAALENAVYSIIRENEEKRWKNQQQKTKNSSLDY encoded by the coding sequence ATGAATTTTGATATTGAACGTCCATATGCTTTTTATGGAATAATTGTTCTCATTCCGGCTGCTCTGTATACGATTTTACGATATAAAAAAATCCTCAGGTCTTTTATAACTAATCCTGAAGTTTTTTCTGCTTCTGCTTCAGTTACCCGTTTAAGGCGCTGCTTTTTCTTAAGGACCTTTTTCAGATGCATGGCATGGATGATGCTTGTTCTTGCTTATGCCGGAATTTCCTGGGGAATAAAAACCGTTCCTGTTCAGAAAAGCGGTAGTACGGTTTCTTTTGTTTTTGATATTTCTTACAGCATGACTGCAAAGGACGGACCTTCCGGAATTTCAAGGCTGGAGGCTGAATGTAATTATGCCCGGGGACTTCTTAAACATCTTGAGGGAACAAGCGTAAGCGTCGTTCTTGCAAAAGGTTCCGGGGTAACGGCAATTCCTCTTACGGAAGATTTTAATTCAATTGAGAATATGCTTAGTCAGCTTCATCCTAATCTTATCAGTTCTGAAGGTACTGATCTTGGAAGCGGAGTTCGTGCTGCAATAACATCATTCCCTTCTCAGAGTGCAAAAGCCGGCTGCATCTGGCTTTTTACAGACGGAGAAGAAACACAGGATTCTCTTCTGGATGCTCTTAATGAATCAGTCCGTTATGGAATTCCTGTTGCCATTGTCGGTTTTGGTTCTGAACGGGAATCTGAGCTTTTGCTTGCAGACGGTAAAACCAGGGTAAAGACTGCCCTCAGGAGTTCTGCTGTTGAGGAAACAGTTTCTAAAGTTAAGAGAATCAGGGCCGGCGGAAGAACAGACTCTGATCTTACGCCTGTTATTTATGTTGATGCTTCAGAGTACGGTTCTGCAGGTAAACTTCTGAAAATGCTTTCACCTCAGGACGGAAGCGGAAGCGTTAGTTATGAAGTTCATCTTATTTCCAGAAAAAATATTTTCATAAATCTTGCAATTATATTCTTTTTATTCTCGATTATTGCAGGTGAAATTGATTTCAGGCGGGCAATAAAGAATTTTACAAGGGGAACGGCAGCTGTTCTTGTTTTCTGTACTTTTACTTCGTGTTCAAAAAAGTTTGACGAAGGCAGGCTTCTTTTTGAAGGAAAGCTTGAGTGGAACCGTAAGAATTATAATCAGGCAACAGCCTGTTTTCTTGAAGTGTCAGAGATGGCATTGAAAAACGGTGATGCAAGGGCTTCGGAGTATGCAAGGTTCAATCTTGCCGTTACATATCTCATGCAGGATGAAAACGAAAGTGCAGCGTCTTACTTCAAGCAGATTCTTGACGAGGCAACAGAAAGTACTGATCTTCAGGTAAAATTTGCTGCCCTCTATAATTCTGGAATCATCTCTCACCGGCAGGGCAAGTTTGATGAAGCTGCGGAGTTTTTTAAGGAAGCTCTTCTTGTAGACAGCAGCAGTACGGATGCAAAAATAAATCTTGAACTTTCAATTCAGGAAAAGTCACTTCAGGTAAAGCCTGATGAAAAAGAAATTGTTCCTGTAGAAAAATCTGGCGGTGATGCCGCATTGGAAAATGCAGTATATTCAATTATCAGGGAGAATGAAGAAAAACGATGGAAAAATCAGCAGCAAAAAACAAAAAATTCATCTTTGGATTATTAG
- a CDS encoding Smr/MutS family protein: protein MNFGDILNQWDDVQRNSRKPSKQSQVSHKKANAPTKEEKLAMAQGYSYEQQMRADNSRRANPMEVWLNRYGTVDKDKLNEEVQENARLHDINYLKSLRAEAVIDLHQLTRDEAWERMTAFVNESVRRGLKKIMFIHGKGNHSNGSDPVLGPAVKLFIEQDKRLGLSGHPDRNNGGNGATWVIIKQ, encoded by the coding sequence ATGAATTTTGGTGATATATTGAATCAGTGGGATGATGTTCAGCGTAATTCCCGTAAACCTTCAAAGCAGAGTCAGGTTTCTCATAAAAAGGCAAATGCTCCAACAAAGGAAGAGAAGCTTGCCATGGCTCAGGGATACAGTTATGAGCAGCAGATGCGTGCAGATAACAGCCGTCGTGCCAATCCTATGGAAGTCTGGCTTAACCGTTACGGAACGGTTGATAAAGATAAGCTTAATGAAGAAGTTCAGGAAAATGCCCGGCTTCACGATATAAATTATTTGAAATCCCTCAGGGCCGAAGCTGTGATTGATCTGCATCAGCTGACAAGAGATGAAGCCTGGGAGAGAATGACTGCTTTTGTAAACGAAAGCGTCAGAAGGGGATTAAAAAAGATTATGTTCATTCATGGCAAGGGCAATCATTCAAACGGCAGTGATCCTGTACTTGGTCCGGCCGTAAAGCTTTTTATTGAACAGGATAAGAGACTTGGTCTTTCAGGACATCCGGACCGCAATAACGGCGGTAATGGTGCAACCTGGGTTATTATAAAACAGTGA
- a CDS encoding DnaJ domain-containing protein, which translates to MENFYSVLGVAENASADEIKKAYRTLAFKYHPDRNAGNVQAEEMFKKVNEAYSVLSDEEKRRSYDYSRSNPQWNVYGSSQGFYNGQASGSRNGTDNQYTDPFEAFFNFGNQSGYQRRSYYYEEPPRRKTRPNRRMIKKLLANSLLQMFGSAAVMMLVGRYIFFVSLICSVTFIKSLMDSVTCIGYLLKEKK; encoded by the coding sequence ATGGAAAATTTTTACTCAGTACTGGGTGTAGCGGAAAATGCTTCTGCTGATGAAATAAAAAAAGCATACAGAACTCTTGCCTTTAAGTATCATCCGGACAGAAATGCCGGAAATGTTCAGGCAGAGGAAATGTTTAAAAAAGTTAATGAGGCTTACTCTGTACTCAGTGATGAGGAAAAGCGCAGAAGCTATGATTACAGCCGGTCAAATCCTCAGTGGAATGTTTATGGAAGCAGTCAGGGATTTTATAACGGTCAGGCTTCCGGAAGCAGGAACGGTACGGATAATCAGTATACGGATCCCTTTGAAGCATTCTTTAATTTTGGAAATCAGTCAGGCTATCAGAGACGCAGTTATTATTATGAAGAGCCGCCCCGCAGAAAGACTCGTCCGAACCGCAGGATGATAAAAAAACTTCTTGCCAACAGTCTTCTGCAGATGTTTGGTTCTGCTGCCGTAATGATGCTTGTAGGGCGTTATATTTTCTTTGTATCCCTTATATGTTCAGTAACGTTTATAAAGTCACTTATGGATTCTGTTACCTGTATAGGATATCTTCTGAAAGAAAAGAAGTGA
- the infA gene encoding translation initiation factor IF-1 yields the protein MANKDEAIEVEGIVKEALPNTMFRVELQNKHIILAHLSGKMRKHYIRIVPGDSVKIELSPYDLNRGRIIFRER from the coding sequence GTGGCAAACAAAGACGAAGCTATTGAAGTCGAAGGAATCGTAAAAGAGGCACTTCCAAACACAATGTTCCGTGTTGAACTTCAGAACAAGCACATTATTCTTGCACATTTAAGCGGAAAAATGCGTAAGCATTACATCAGAATCGTTCCTGGTGACAGCGTAAAGATTGAACTTTCACCTTATGATTTGAACCGCGGCAGAATAATATTCCGCGAAAGATAA